The window CGAAAAACGATCCCTCTTCCTCCAGAACGTCAATCTACGAGAACAGCTTGACGACAAGTTTGGGTTTGCGAAAATCATCGGCACCTCAAAACCGATGCGAGAGCTTTTCCGCATGATCCGGCTCGTTGCCCCGACCAATGCAACCGTTCTCATCCGTGGCGAAAGTGGCGTTGGAAAAGAGCTAATCGCGAACGCAATTCACAACCATAGCCGCCGAAAGGACAAACCGTATCGGACAATTAACTGTGGCGCACTTTATCGTGAGTTGCTTGAAAGCGAGCTGTTTGGTCATGAACGCGGCGCTTTCACCGGGGCAACTACCCGCAAACTAGGGCTGTTCGAGCAGGCAAATGGCGGCACTCTACTGTTAGACGAGGTTGGGGAAATGGGACCTGAGACACAGGTAAAATTTCTACGTGTACTAGAAGGACAGGAATTCACACGCCTCGGCGGGGATAGACCCATCAAAACCGATGTTCGTATTATCGCTGCGACCAACGCGGATCTTGAGGAGGCGGTGAAAAACGGGAAATTCCGCAACGACCTCTATCACCGCATCAACCGATTTCCGATTCGGGTGCCCCCGTTAAGGGAGCGGCGAGAGGATATCCCCCTACTGGTCAGCGCATTCATCAAAGAGTTTAGCAAAGAACATGACCGTCCCGTCTCCGGAATCACCACCCAAGCGATGGAGTACCTGAAAAATGCCGCTTGGGATGGAAACATCCGTGAATTACGCAACGTCATCGAAACTGCCATCATCTTAGCGGGGGCGGAGACCCTTCAACTCGACGATTTCTCCTCCGAATTTCAAGAGACTTTCACAGATTCTGAGGTGTCCTCGGATACCGATACTCAAATGGGAAGTCCTCTGGATCTCGATGCTCCGGATCATTCGGAAGATTCAATTGATGTGGATGATGAGACAGTTGGCACCGTTGGAATGACAATGGAAGCGATCGAAAAAGAGGCTATCGGCAAGACATTAGCGGAAACCGGCAATAACAAGAAACGAGCGGCAGAAATACTCGGAATCGGCTTGCGGACACTATATCGCAAACTAGAATCTTACGGCTGGCTGAACAAAAACGATCAAGCAGATGAACTACGTGATAAATTCACCCCAAGCGTGAAATGAACTAATGAACCAATGAACTAGTGGACTAAATCGAGTAGGTCGAGATTCATATCTCGACGCTTAATCGCTCTCCTGATTGTGATG of the Candidatus Poribacteria bacterium genome contains:
- a CDS encoding sigma-54-dependent Fis family transcriptional regulator, encoding MIPKILVVDDDSGSVEAAIEVLEREGYDLFAASGGREALNILAAEDVDVVITDEKMPDLSGIDLLKHIKDNDPYTQVVILTGYGSIDSAVEATKAGADGYLEKPIQINILRQTAKNAIEKRSLFLQNVNLREQLDDKFGFAKIIGTSKPMRELFRMIRLVAPTNATVLIRGESGVGKELIANAIHNHSRRKDKPYRTINCGALYRELLESELFGHERGAFTGATTRKLGLFEQANGGTLLLDEVGEMGPETQVKFLRVLEGQEFTRLGGDRPIKTDVRIIAATNADLEEAVKNGKFRNDLYHRINRFPIRVPPLRERREDIPLLVSAFIKEFSKEHDRPVSGITTQAMEYLKNAAWDGNIRELRNVIETAIILAGAETLQLDDFSSEFQETFTDSEVSSDTDTQMGSPLDLDAPDHSEDSIDVDDETVGTVGMTMEAIEKEAIGKTLAETGNNKKRAAEILGIGLRTLYRKLESYGWLNKNDQADELRDKFTPSVK